A stretch of the Notamacropus eugenii isolate mMacEug1 chromosome 2, mMacEug1.pri_v2, whole genome shotgun sequence genome encodes the following:
- the PER1 gene encoding period circadian protein homolog 1 isoform X3: MNGAIEGGSGAGGSGPGLGEGFDSGGSQSPGPPEHRPCPGPGLADDTDANSNGSSGNESNGPESQGTSQHSSHSSSSGHGKDSALLETTESSKSTNSQSPSPPSSSIAYSLLSASSEQDNPSTSGCSSEQSARARTQKELMTALRELKRRLPPERRGKGRSGTLATLQYALACVKQVQANQDYYQQWSLEEGQPCSMDMSSYTLEELEHITSEYTLRNQDTFSVAVSFLTGRIVYISDQAAILLRCKKEVFRGARFSELLAPQDVGVFYGSTAPSRLPTWGSRASAGSGPMDFTQEKSVFCRIRGGPDREPSPRYQPFRLTPYVTKIQLSDGAPAQPCCLLIAERIHSGYEAPRIPPDKRIFTTRHTPSCLFQDVDERAAPLLGYLPQDLLGAPVLLFLHPEDRPLMLAIHKKILQLSGQPFDHSPIRFCARNGEYVTMDTSWAGFVHPWSRKVAFVLGRHKVRTAPLNEDVFTPPAPAPVPVPSRAMDPDIQELSEQIHRLLLQPVHSVSPTGACGLGPPTSPGPFLSPESSSDSNGGDTDHPGPPAPVTFQQICKDVHLVKHQGQQLFIDSRSQPNWPPCSAPDTFKTRDLPGRPLEPGPGLNQVQPLVVGTAPEDSERKEPSSCSYQQINCLDSIIRYLESCNVPNTVKRKCAFSSHTASSTSDDDRQKTSQGPGVPKKDPPEELSREGAPLQKEPVVGGPLTPLTLANKAESVVSITSQCSFSSTIVHVGDKKPPESDIVMMEELPGLTSGPAPSPTMATPDPTPDAYRPVGLTKAVLSLHTQKEEQAFLTRFRDLSRLRVFDTPSMGPSPPVDRGFCHGPTPSGRRHHGKSKAKRSRHHQLPLTEAPGYTSHPSSTPPTTPWPSQPTPPTSAAFPTVVQTYPLPIFSTRGCPQPSAPTPSPSPFSSPLVTPMVALVLPNYLFPSAPTSYPCGAPQALSDRPLTPAPCSPSPSLPPLPPSPPQCPDSPLFNSRCSSPLQLNLLQLEETTRGEGGAAVGEPGSNPRPPPPGKEAAQPEAGLVEMNESSNQDALSGSSDLLELLLQEDSRSGTGSAASGSLASGSGSGSGSGSGSGSGSHGGSTSASITRSSQSSHTSKYFGSIDSSEAEPTGTQIGVDPGAGPGEQVIKYVLQDPIWLLMANADHRVMMTYQVPSRDTASVLQRDRERLRAMQKQQPRFSEEQRRELGAVHAWVRKGQLPQALDVMTCVDCGSSTPDPQYPDDTLFPELDGLGLEPMEEDGGGASPDTAMDEEEQGGEPTTSELPALKTTS, from the exons ATGAATGGCGccattgagggaggcagtggggcAGGGGGATCAGGCCCTGGGCTTGGTGAAGGGTTTGATTCAGGGGGATCCCAATCCCCTGGACCCCCCGAACACAGACCCTGCCCTGGTCCTGGCCTCGCGGATGATACAGATGCAAACAGCAATGGTTCAAGTGGCAATGAGTCCAATGGACCGGAGTCCCAGGGTACTTCCCAGCATAGTTCCCACAGCTCTTCTTCTGGCCATGGGAAGGACTCTGCCCTGCTGGAGACGACAGAGAGCAGCAAGAG caccAACTCTCAGAGCCCATCCCCTCCAAGCAGTTCCATTGCCTACAGCCTCCTGAGTGCCAGCTCTGAGCAGGATAACCCTTCAACCAGTGGCTGCAG CAGTGAGCAGTCAGCCCGAGCTCGAACACAGAAGGAGCTGATGACTGCCCTCCGAGAGCTGAAACGTAGACTCCCACCAGAGCGCCGAGGGAAGGGTCGATCAGGGACTTTGGCCACACTGCAATATGCACTTGCCTGTGTTAAACAAGTCCAGG CCAATCAAGATTACTACCAGCAGTGGAGCTTAGAGGAGGGGCAGCCTTGCTCCATGGACATGTCCAGCTATACCTTGGAGGAGTTAGAGCACATCACATCTGAGTACACTCTTCGAAATCAG GACACTTTCTCGGTGGCTGTCTCTTTTCTCACTGGCCGGATTGTCTACATTTCGGATCAAGCAGCTATTCTTCTGCGTTGCAAGAAAGAAGTCTTCCGGGGTGCCCGGTTCTCAGAACTGTTGGCCCCTCAGGATGTTGGTGTCTTCTATGGCTCCACTGCCCCCTCTCGCTTACCCACGTGGGGTTCCCGGGCCTCTGCTG GTTCAGGTCCCATGGATTTCACACAGGAGAAATCAGTCTTCTGCAGGATCAG AGGTGGCCCAGATCGGGAACCAAGTCCCCGATACCAGCCATTTCGACTGACTCCCTATGTGACTAAGATCCAGCTCTCAGATGGAGCCCCAGCACAGCCATGCTGTCTGCTAATTGCTGAACGCATTCACTCTGGCTATGAGG CTCCCAGGATTCCCCCCGACAAGAGGATCTTCACGACACGGCACACACCTAGCTGTCTGTTCCAAGATGTAGATGAGAG GGCTGCCCCGTTGCTGGGATACTTGCCCCAGGATCTGCTGGGGGCCCCAGTGCTCCTTTTTTTACACCCTGAAGACCGACCTCTCATGTTGGCAATCCACAAAAAGA TTTTGCAGCTATCAGGCCAACCTTTTGACCACTCCCCCATCCGCTTCTGTGCCCGAAATGGGGAATATGTCACCATGGACACCAGTTGGGCTGGCTTTGTCCATCCCTGGAGTCGAAAAGTAGCCTTTGTTTTGGGTAGACACAAAGTTCGAAC GGCTCCCCTCAATGAGGATGTATTCACTCCCCCAGCCCCAGCTCCTGTCCCAGTCCCCTCAAGAGCTATGGACCCAGACATCCAGGAGCTCTCAGAACAGATCCACCGACTACTGCTGCAG cCAGTCCATAGTGTGAGTCCCACAGGAGCATGTGGATTAGGCCCTCCAACCTCTCCAGGTCCCTTTCTGAGCCCTGAGTCATCCAGTGACAGCAATGGTGGAGACACGGATCATCCCGGGCCCCCTGCTCCA GTCACATTCCAGCAGATCTGTAAAGATGTGCATCTTGTGAAGCACCAGGGTCAGCAGCTTTTCATTGATTCTCGGTCCCAACCCAACTGGCCCCCATGCTCAG CCCCAGATACTTTCAAGACCAGGGACCTCCCAGGCAGACCCTTGGAACCAGGCCCTGGGTTGAACCAGGTTCAGCCCCTTGTGGTTGGTACTGCCCCTGAGGATTCAGAGAGAAAAGAGCCATCCAGCTGTTCCTACCAGCAGATCAATTGCCTGGACAGCATCATCCG CTACCTAGAGAGCTGTAATGTCCCCAACACAGTGAAGAGGAAATGTGCCTTCTCTTCCCACACGGCATCCTCCACCTCTGATGATGACCGACAGAAGACAAGCCAGGGCCCTGGAGTACCCAAGAAAG ATCCACCAGAAGAACTGTCCCGGGAGGGGGCCCCCCTCCAGAAGGAGCCAGTGGTGGGAGGTCCACTGACCCCTCTCACCCTTGCCAATAAGGCAGAGAGTGTGGTATCCATCACCAGTCAGTGTAGCTTCAGCTCTACAATCGTCCATGTAGGAGACAAGAAGCCCCCGGAGTCGG ATATTGTCATGATGGAGGAGTTGCCTGGCCTGACCTCTGGTCCAGCTCCCAGTCCAACAATGGCCACTCCTGACCCCACTCCTGATGCCTATCGCCCTGTGGGATTGACCAAAGCTGTATTGTCACTTCACACACAGAAGGAGGAACAGGCCTTCCTTACCCGATTTCGGGATCTTAGCAGACTCCGTGTCTTTGATACCCCTTCCATGGGACCTTCACCCCCTGTTGATCGAG GCTTCTGCCATGGTCCTACTCCTTCTGGCCGCCGCCACCATGGCAAATCAAAAGCCAAACGTTCGAGGCACCATCAGCTTCCTCTGACTGAGGCTCCTGGCTATACCTCCCATCCCTCCTCAACACCTCCAACCACTCCATGGCCCTCTCAACCCACCCCACCCACATCTGCTGCTTTCCCAACAGTGGTGCAAACCtaccccctccccattttttcAACCAGAGGTTGCCCTCAACCTTCAGCTCCTACcccatctccttctcccttttcttcccccttggtAACTCCTATGGTAGCCTTGGTCCTACCCAACTATTTGTTTCCTTCTGCCCCCACCAGTTACCCCTGTGGGGCTCCTCAGGCTCTCTCAGATAGGCCTCTCACTCCTGCACCCTGTTCACCTTCCCCATCTTTACCTCCTCTGCCCCCTAGCCCTCCCCAATGCCCTGATTCACCCCTGTTCAACTCACGGTGCAGTTCCCCACTCCAGCTGAACCTGCTGCAGCTTGAGGAGACTACCCGGGGGGAAGGAGGAGCCGCAGTTGGGGAGCCTGGGAGCAATCCCAGGCCACCCCCTCCTGGCAAGGAGGCTGCACAGCCAGAAGCTGGACTG GTGGAGATGAATGAATCCTCTAATCAGGATGCACTGTCAGGCTCCAGTGACCTGTTGGAGCTGTTGCTCCAGGaggactccagatctggcactggCTCAGCTGCATCGGGCTCCCTGGcttctggctctggctctggctctggctctggctctggctccggctccggctcccaTGGTGGTAGCACCTCAGCCAGTATCACTC gCAGCAGCCAGAGCAGCCACACCAGCAAGTATTTTGGGAGTATTGACTCCTCTGAGGCTGAGCCAACAGGGACCCAGATTGGGGTAGATCCAGGGGCAGGGCCTGGCGAACAGGTCATTAAGTATGTTCTGCAAGATCCCATCTGGCTACTCATGGCTAATGCTGACCATAGGGTCATGATGACCTATCAAGTGCCCTCCAG GGATACGGCTTCAGTGCTGCAACGGGACCGAGAGAGGCTCCGTGCCATGCAAAAACAACAGCCTCGGTTTTCAGAAGAGCAGCGTCGGGAGCTGGGTGCTGTGCATGCCTGGGTGCGGAAGGGCCAGCTGCCCCAGGCCCTGGATGTGATG aCTTGTGTAGATTGTGGCAGCAGCACTCCAGATCCACAGTATCCGGATGACACACTTTTCCCTGAGCTGGATGGATTGGGGCTAGAGCCGATGgaggaggatgggggtggggcctCCCCAGACACAGCCATGGATGAAGAGGAACAAGGTGGGGAGCCAACTACTTCAGAGTTACCTGCTCTGAAAACCACCAGCTAA
- the PER1 gene encoding period circadian protein homolog 1 isoform X4, which translates to MCDLRVTVVGRVIGCPSRVRERVRSLLPPSSPLLSPSSRFQQCSLPTVLTDITFCHFIPSFSQPSKLLPLRALLYSLVVASPPSLIFSPCPPHGTTMNGAIEGGSGAGGSGPGLGEGFDSGGSQSPGPPEHRPCPGPGLADDTDANSNGSSGNESNGPESQGTSQHSSHSSSSGHGKDSALLETTESSKSTNSQSPSPPSSSIAYSLLSASSEQDNPSTSGCSSEQSARARTQKELMTALRELKRRLPPERRGKGRSGTLATLQYALACVKQVQANQDYYQQWSLEEGQPCSMDMSSYTLEELEHITSEYTLRNQDTFSVAVSFLTGRIVYISDQAAILLRCKKEVFRGARFSELLAPQDVGVFYGSTAPSRLPTWGSRASAGSGPMDFTQEKSVFCRIRGGPDREPSPRYQPFRLTPYVTKIQLSDGAPAQPCCLLIAERIHSGYEAPRIPPDKRIFTTRHTPSCLFQDVDERAAPLLGYLPQDLLGAPVLLFLHPEDRPLMLAIHKKILQLSGQPFDHSPIRFCARNGEYVTMDTSWAGFVHPWSRKVAFVLGRHKVRTAPLNEDVFTPPAPAPVPVPSRAMDPDIQELSEQIHRLLLQPVHSVSPTGACGLGPPTSPGPFLSPESSSDSNGGDTDHPGPPAPVTFQQICKDVHLVKHQGQQLFIDSRSQPNWPPCSAPDTFKTRDLPGRPLEPGPGLNQVQPLVVGTAPEDSERKEPSSCSYQQINCLDSIIRYLESCNVPNTVKRKCAFSSHTASSTSDDDRQKTSQGPGVPKKDPPEELSREGAPLQKEPVVGGPLTPLTLANKAESVVSITSQCSFSSTIVHVGDKKPPESDIVMMEELPGLTSGPAPSPTMATPDPTPDAYRPVGLTKAVLSLHTQKEEQAFLTRFRDLSRLRVFDTPSMGPSPPVDRGFCHGPTPSGRRHHGKSKAKRSRHHQLPLTEAPGYTSHPSSTPPTTPWPSQPTPPTSAAFPTVVQTYPLPIFSTRGCPQPSAPTPSPSPFSSPLVTPMVALVLPNYLFPSAPTSYPCGAPQALSDRPLTPAPCSPSPSLPPLPPSPPQCPDSPLFNSRCSSPLQLNLLQLEETTRGEGGAAVGEPGSNPRPPPPGKEAAQPEAGLA; encoded by the exons ATGTGTGACCTGAGGGTCACAGTGGTGGGAAGAGTGATTGGCTGCCCGAGCAGAGTTAGAGAGAGGGTGAGAagccttcttcctccttcttctccccttctttctccatcCTCCAGGTTCCAGCAGTGCTCCCTCCCCACAGTCCTCACTGACATCACCTTTTGCCActtcatcccttccttctcccaacCAAGCAAACTCCTGCCCTTAAGGGCCTTGTTGTATTCCCTCGTGGTGGCCTCTCCCCCTTCACTGATTTTCTCCCCCTGTCCTCCCCATGGTACCACCATGAATGGCGccattgagggaggcagtggggcAGGGGGATCAGGCCCTGGGCTTGGTGAAGGGTTTGATTCAGGGGGATCCCAATCCCCTGGACCCCCCGAACACAGACCCTGCCCTGGTCCTGGCCTCGCGGATGATACAGATGCAAACAGCAATGGTTCAAGTGGCAATGAGTCCAATGGACCGGAGTCCCAGGGTACTTCCCAGCATAGTTCCCACAGCTCTTCTTCTGGCCATGGGAAGGACTCTGCCCTGCTGGAGACGACAGAGAGCAGCAAGAG caccAACTCTCAGAGCCCATCCCCTCCAAGCAGTTCCATTGCCTACAGCCTCCTGAGTGCCAGCTCTGAGCAGGATAACCCTTCAACCAGTGGCTGCAG CAGTGAGCAGTCAGCCCGAGCTCGAACACAGAAGGAGCTGATGACTGCCCTCCGAGAGCTGAAACGTAGACTCCCACCAGAGCGCCGAGGGAAGGGTCGATCAGGGACTTTGGCCACACTGCAATATGCACTTGCCTGTGTTAAACAAGTCCAGG CCAATCAAGATTACTACCAGCAGTGGAGCTTAGAGGAGGGGCAGCCTTGCTCCATGGACATGTCCAGCTATACCTTGGAGGAGTTAGAGCACATCACATCTGAGTACACTCTTCGAAATCAG GACACTTTCTCGGTGGCTGTCTCTTTTCTCACTGGCCGGATTGTCTACATTTCGGATCAAGCAGCTATTCTTCTGCGTTGCAAGAAAGAAGTCTTCCGGGGTGCCCGGTTCTCAGAACTGTTGGCCCCTCAGGATGTTGGTGTCTTCTATGGCTCCACTGCCCCCTCTCGCTTACCCACGTGGGGTTCCCGGGCCTCTGCTG GTTCAGGTCCCATGGATTTCACACAGGAGAAATCAGTCTTCTGCAGGATCAG AGGTGGCCCAGATCGGGAACCAAGTCCCCGATACCAGCCATTTCGACTGACTCCCTATGTGACTAAGATCCAGCTCTCAGATGGAGCCCCAGCACAGCCATGCTGTCTGCTAATTGCTGAACGCATTCACTCTGGCTATGAGG CTCCCAGGATTCCCCCCGACAAGAGGATCTTCACGACACGGCACACACCTAGCTGTCTGTTCCAAGATGTAGATGAGAG GGCTGCCCCGTTGCTGGGATACTTGCCCCAGGATCTGCTGGGGGCCCCAGTGCTCCTTTTTTTACACCCTGAAGACCGACCTCTCATGTTGGCAATCCACAAAAAGA TTTTGCAGCTATCAGGCCAACCTTTTGACCACTCCCCCATCCGCTTCTGTGCCCGAAATGGGGAATATGTCACCATGGACACCAGTTGGGCTGGCTTTGTCCATCCCTGGAGTCGAAAAGTAGCCTTTGTTTTGGGTAGACACAAAGTTCGAAC GGCTCCCCTCAATGAGGATGTATTCACTCCCCCAGCCCCAGCTCCTGTCCCAGTCCCCTCAAGAGCTATGGACCCAGACATCCAGGAGCTCTCAGAACAGATCCACCGACTACTGCTGCAG cCAGTCCATAGTGTGAGTCCCACAGGAGCATGTGGATTAGGCCCTCCAACCTCTCCAGGTCCCTTTCTGAGCCCTGAGTCATCCAGTGACAGCAATGGTGGAGACACGGATCATCCCGGGCCCCCTGCTCCA GTCACATTCCAGCAGATCTGTAAAGATGTGCATCTTGTGAAGCACCAGGGTCAGCAGCTTTTCATTGATTCTCGGTCCCAACCCAACTGGCCCCCATGCTCAG CCCCAGATACTTTCAAGACCAGGGACCTCCCAGGCAGACCCTTGGAACCAGGCCCTGGGTTGAACCAGGTTCAGCCCCTTGTGGTTGGTACTGCCCCTGAGGATTCAGAGAGAAAAGAGCCATCCAGCTGTTCCTACCAGCAGATCAATTGCCTGGACAGCATCATCCG CTACCTAGAGAGCTGTAATGTCCCCAACACAGTGAAGAGGAAATGTGCCTTCTCTTCCCACACGGCATCCTCCACCTCTGATGATGACCGACAGAAGACAAGCCAGGGCCCTGGAGTACCCAAGAAAG ATCCACCAGAAGAACTGTCCCGGGAGGGGGCCCCCCTCCAGAAGGAGCCAGTGGTGGGAGGTCCACTGACCCCTCTCACCCTTGCCAATAAGGCAGAGAGTGTGGTATCCATCACCAGTCAGTGTAGCTTCAGCTCTACAATCGTCCATGTAGGAGACAAGAAGCCCCCGGAGTCGG ATATTGTCATGATGGAGGAGTTGCCTGGCCTGACCTCTGGTCCAGCTCCCAGTCCAACAATGGCCACTCCTGACCCCACTCCTGATGCCTATCGCCCTGTGGGATTGACCAAAGCTGTATTGTCACTTCACACACAGAAGGAGGAACAGGCCTTCCTTACCCGATTTCGGGATCTTAGCAGACTCCGTGTCTTTGATACCCCTTCCATGGGACCTTCACCCCCTGTTGATCGAG GCTTCTGCCATGGTCCTACTCCTTCTGGCCGCCGCCACCATGGCAAATCAAAAGCCAAACGTTCGAGGCACCATCAGCTTCCTCTGACTGAGGCTCCTGGCTATACCTCCCATCCCTCCTCAACACCTCCAACCACTCCATGGCCCTCTCAACCCACCCCACCCACATCTGCTGCTTTCCCAACAGTGGTGCAAACCtaccccctccccattttttcAACCAGAGGTTGCCCTCAACCTTCAGCTCCTACcccatctccttctcccttttcttcccccttggtAACTCCTATGGTAGCCTTGGTCCTACCCAACTATTTGTTTCCTTCTGCCCCCACCAGTTACCCCTGTGGGGCTCCTCAGGCTCTCTCAGATAGGCCTCTCACTCCTGCACCCTGTTCACCTTCCCCATCTTTACCTCCTCTGCCCCCTAGCCCTCCCCAATGCCCTGATTCACCCCTGTTCAACTCACGGTGCAGTTCCCCACTCCAGCTGAACCTGCTGCAGCTTGAGGAGACTACCCGGGGGGAAGGAGGAGCCGCAGTTGGGGAGCCTGGGAGCAATCCCAGGCCACCCCCTCCTGGCAAGGAGGCTGCACAGCCAGAAGCTGGACTG GCCTGA